The genomic interval CTCGTACGAGCCGAGGATCTCCCCAGCCTGCAGCTTCGCGCGAAGGATGATCTCCGTCGCCTGGGCCAGGCCCTCTTGCCGTCCCTGCTCGCGCGTCTTCGCCAGCAGTTCCTCGCGCTCGCGCTGCGCCTCCGCGAGGATGCGCTCCTTCTCGCGCTGGGCATCCTCGAGGATGGCCTGAGCCCCCTGACGGGCCTCGAAGACCTCCGCGTTCATCACCCCCGCGCGCGGCGGCCGCAACACCGGCCGTTCCGACACGAGGGACGAGTCGGCCGTCCCATCTCCCTTGATCACCTTGCCGATCGCCATGCGCCGCTCCTTGCGCGCCGGATGCTAGCGCGTTCCGCCGCGCGGTCCACGCCCGCCGGAGCCGGAAGGCACGGGCCTGTCCGAATCACTCGGAGAGCGAGGGCGGCGCTGCACCGACGTCCCGTCTTCCCGCCCACCCGCCGGGGCAGGTGAACCGGACGAGGTTGCCGGGCGGCCGGCCAACACCCGAGGGGGCCGCTCCTGCTGGCGCTGGGCCTCCCGGGCCGGGTCCAGGCGCACGGCGCTGATGCTGACCGAGGAGCGCGAACGGAACACCCGGGAGCCCTCCTCCGGCTCCGCCTGGGCCGCGTTGACCTCGGGGCGCTGCCGGACCCTCGACGAGCGCGAGAGCTCTTCCGGCGCGGGCTGGATACGAGACCCCTCGGGTGCACGCTGGACTCGGGAACCCTCGGAGGCCGCACCAACCCGGGAACCGTCGGGTGCGCGCTGGATGCGGGAACCTTCGGAGACCGCGCCCACGCGGGAACCGTCGGGCGCGCGCTGGATCCGCGAGCCCTCCGGGGCCGCACCCACGCGGGAACCGTCGGGCCCAGCCGTCACGCGAGAGCCATCTGGTGGTCGATGGACACGGGAGCCCTCGGGCGCCGCGGCCACCCGTGAACCCTCCGGCACACGCTGGATGCGAGAGCCCTCCGGCGCGGGAGCGACCCGCGAACCATCCCGCGAAGCAGGGGCACCAGGCTCCCCAGCCGGTGGCGCGGGGCGAGGACGAGGCCCCCCCAGGCGCGAGGGAGGAGGTCCAATCCGGGCGCCCTCTGGATCCGGGCGCCCGGGCCTGCTGGCCCGAGGCTCGACCCCTTCGCCCTCTCTCTGTGCTCCCTCCATGCCGGGCTCGCGGCGAGCCCCCGCCGAGGTGCCACGTGGTGCGCCAGGAGCGGGCGCCGCGGACGTGGGGTCGCGACGGGGAGGCATGCGATGCATCGCGGAGCCATCCGCCGCGCCATCCTTGGGACGCGCCACACGCGCCGGATCACGGCTGGACATGGCCCCCGCGCTCCGCGCGGCACGCTCGGCCATGAAGTCGCGGCGTGCCGCCGACGGCTCCGGACTCGCGGGCTTGCGGCCGGAGGCGCCCGCTCGCCCCGGCACGCGGGAAGCTCCGGGCATCCCCGGGCGAGCGGCACCGGAGGGGGCTCGTCCAGCGGCGGGTACACCCGAGGGCTCTCGGGAAACCGCGGAGCCTTCTCGGGCGGCCGCGGAGCCCTCACGGGGAGCAGCGGAGCCTTCTCGGGCCGCCGCCGAGGCCTCGCGCGCGGCTCCGGGGCTCGGAGCCGTGTCTCGTTGCGCCGCCGCAGCCTTCCGCGCACCGGGCGGGGGCGGAAGCACGGCGGACTGACGCGGCGGGGGCGGAGTCGCCAGCCGCACGGGGCGCTCGATGAGCCCCCGGGACGCCAGCCGCTCCAGGTCCATCACGATGTCGGTGCGGCCGCCGTCTCCGCGCGCCGTCGGGCGGATGCGCTCCTCACGCACCCACTTCGCGATCAATCCACCGAACTCGCCCCGGTACTTCTCCAGCATGCGCGCGGCGAACTCGGGAGACTGGGCCACACACGCACGGGCCAACCGCTGCACGCCCGCGCTGCGAATGGAGCCCGCGGGATTCGTCAGCCCGTCGTGCAGTTCCAACTGCGCCCGCGCATCCTCCTCGGGAAGCTTGCGCGGCGCGTTCGCCGCCACGGACTTGCTGGCGAGCAGCTTCAGGTCCGGAGGCAAGGACTCCAGCAACGCCTCCCGCTCCGCGTCGGGCAGCCCCGCCAGCGCGGGACCGAGGACACGCGCGCCCAGCCGATCACACACCGTGAGCAGCTCACGCTGCTGCAACATGAGCACGTCGGCGAACTTGAAACCAGCCGACTGCGAGGCCCCCGACTCCCGGGCCAGCGTCTCCTCCAGCTTCCACCGGACGATGTCCAGGACCTGCGGCCGCACCTCGCGTGTCAGCTTCACGCGCGTGGGCGGCAGGTGCGCGCGCACGGCCTCCGCCAGGCCCGCGGGCAGCGCGCGCAGGACGATTTCCATCAGCGCGCCGCGCTCGCGTTGCAGCAGCGCGGCCAGGCGCTCCGGCTCCGCGCCCCACAACTGCCCCCGGCGGTCCTTCACCAGCCGCTTGATTTCCTGCACCAGCGCGGGGATGCGCTTGTCGCGCGGAATCTGCAGGAGCTCCTGCGCGCGATGGCGCAGCAAATCCCCCTCCTCCGCGGGAAGGTGCTCCATCGCCCCCAAGCACTCCTGGCCGCCGAAAGTGACGGCGGTCAGGAGCAGCATGCTCTGGCGCTTGCTGAGCGAGGTGAAGAACGAGTCCAAACGTCACCTCGCGGGCCCCACGGACGCCCGCTGGGAGAAAGAAGACGCCCCACCGGGAGGGGCGAAAGGCGTCAGGCCTCGGGAGGCCGAACGCGGGGACGCCCACCCTTGGGGGCCGCGGACGAACCACCACCGCGAGTCAGCGACCATGCCGTCAAGCCAATCATCACCGCCATCAGCAGGGTGACGCCGATCACCATCACCTTGAACTGGCTGGCGCTCGAGGCGGTCATCCGCAACCCCAACACGTCCTGTTGGCGGTTCTCGTCGGTCTTCTCCGCCTTGGGTCCCTGCGCCGCCGTCATCAGCACGCGAACCGCCTCGGGCCTCAGCTCCGGCACGGCCGCGGCGACGAACTCCTTCACCCGGCTCTCCTCGATGGGCGCCTTGCCCCCTTCACCCACGCGGTACTTGATGAACACCGACGCGGACGGCAGCGGCTTGTTCTCCGGCTGCGTCAGGTCGTTGTTCTCCGGCACGCTGACGATGGCGCGGGCCTCCAGCACACCGTCAATCTGGTTGAGTGCGTTGGAGACCTCACCCGCCATGGCCTTCAGGAGCATCGCGCGCTCCTCCGTGGCGGTGGGGACCATGCTTCCCTTGGCGAAGTGGGACAGGCCCTTCTCCACCGGGCGGGGAAGGGAGTTGAGCTTGAGAAGCTCGGCGGCCTCGGCGGCATCCGTCTTGGGCACGGTGATCATGAACCGCACCTCGTTGCCGCCCTCCTCCTTCTCCTTCTTCGCGTTGATGCCGTTCTTGCTGAGCAGGACGTAGATTTCGTTCGCGTCCGCCTCGCTCAATTCGTGCTGGAGCTCGATGTGACAGCCCGTCACGAGCACGAGGGCGAGAAGCGGGGCGGCGAACGCTTGCGGTCGGCGAATCATGGGCGGGGCGAGCTTACTAGGGCCTCGGAAAACGCGGAAGGGCGCCCTCTCCAACCAGGAGAAGCCGCCCTTCGTCAAGCGCCACCGAGGACGTGGAAGTGAATCAGACCTGCGTCTTGACGACGTCCTTGAGACCCGTGGTGGCCTTCTCCACCACCTTGCTCGTCAGGTCCAACTGCTGCGTGTACTGGTACATGGACGCCTGGAGCGAGAGCAGCTCGGCGTTGGAGAACTGCTTGCCGTTGGAGGCCTGGGCGATGATCTTCTCCAGGTTGCC from Myxococcus stipitatus carries:
- a CDS encoding type III secretion protein; its protein translation is MIRRPQAFAAPLLALVLVTGCHIELQHELSEADANEIYVLLSKNGINAKKEKEEGGNEVRFMITVPKTDAAEAAELLKLNSLPRPVEKGLSHFAKGSMVPTATEERAMLLKAMAGEVSNALNQIDGVLEARAIVSVPENNDLTQPENKPLPSASVFIKYRVGEGGKAPIEESRVKEFVAAAVPELRPEAVRVLMTAAQGPKAEKTDENRQQDVLGLRMTASSASQFKVMVIGVTLLMAVMIGLTAWSLTRGGGSSAAPKGGRPRVRPPEA